The Bradysia coprophila strain Holo2 chromosome IV unlocalized genomic scaffold, BU_Bcop_v1 contig_84, whole genome shotgun sequence genome window below encodes:
- the LOC119072675 gene encoding uncharacterized protein LOC119072675: MMVQTEEVAERAANDQVKECNDETEPYRVLTSGLKRTLHGTIYQLKILMLVVMRAKIEKYETFYLATEMDMADKFDDVVFKFQPTANGDWSWRFMQVKHKNDAVKNKITFAALTSSNDNDFSLQKYFLSFCKINSNEFFKGELQDFLIITNIGFDEGEETKNLFLSTDDLNKDKILHFEEATKYKFTDRAKVELREQFKLNLLNRAYESKHVVHLMAIQDTLKKLKDLPSKQAIDAANKGIKTLKIESTSTSPRKGETMREIRKIIALLKAYTDCDELEKKKSELNKTNGKGQPNYDKKLIIAAIKNVTDEADCVLSNVRNKKERLEKELETYNDSNSTEYEKLNNEKDTLRKYEKDFRTVMDGISSSNDAEEIKAIMVGPSAKMILDKCLKEKMNFDELKDKLINKVEEVIEEISIVHVAMNTDTFESCFDDFTGKFYIVTNFPNEDQLGHLIDKELRKNFAMFKGELMYDSLQREMLDFFKNYQDKKSKFYSCKEATQFFNCINNHEENVLNLHLKNMSLG; the protein is encoded by the coding sequence ATGATGGTGCAGACTGAAGAAGTTGCAGAGCGTGCTGCAAATGACCAGGTCAAAGAATGCAACGACGAAACAGAACCCTACAGAGTTCTCACTTCGGGATTGAAGCGTACCTTGCATGGCACGATCTaccaattgaaaatcttgatgCTAGTTGTAATGCGtgcaaaaatagaaaaatatgaGACCTTCTACCTGGCAACGGAAATGGATATGGCAGACAAATTCGATGATGTTGTCTTCAAATTCCAACCCACAGCCAATGGCGATTGGTCCTGGCGTTTCATGcaagtaaaacacaaaaatgatgccgtcaaaaataaaatcacgtTCGCTGCTCTAACCTCGTCCAATGACAATGACTTCAGTCTGCAGAAATACTTTTTGTCCTTCTGTAAGATCAACAGCAATGAATTCTTCAAAGGAGAGCTACAAGACTTCTTAATCATCACTAACATCGGGTTCGACGAGGGTGAAGAAACGAAGAATTTATTCTTATCAACTGACGATTTGAACAAAGACAAAATTCTGCATTTCGAAGAAGCCACGAAGTACAAGTTCACCGACCGTGCTAAGGTGGAACTGAGAGAACAGTTCAAATTAAACTTATTGAACAGAGCGTACGAATCGAAACATGTTGTCCATCTAATGGCAATCCAAGATACGcttaaaaaactaaaagatcTACCCAGCAAACAAGCAATAGATGCAGCAAACAAAGGtattaaaacattaaaaatagaGTCCACGAGTACAAGTCCAAGAAAAGGTGAAACTATGAGAGAAATCCGAAAAATTATCGCGCTATTGAAAGCTTATACAGACTGTGATGaattggaaaagaaaaaatcggaGTTAAACAAAACGAATGGGAAGGGTCAACCGAACTACGATAAAAAGCTGATAATTGCAGCGATAAAAAATGTGACAGATGAGGCTGATTGTGTACTTTCTAACGTTCGTAATAAAAAAGAGCGACTTGAAAAGGAACTGGAAACATACAATGACTCGAACTCAACTGAATATGAGAAACTAAATAATGAGAAAGACACTCTTCGCAAATATGAGAAGGATTTTAGAACTGTGATGGATGGTATTTCAAGCTCAAACGATGCAGAAGAAATCAAAGCAATAATGGTTGGACCCAgtgcaaaaatgattttggacAAATGtcttaaagaaaaaatgaatttcgatgagttaaaagacaaattgatCAATAAGGTCGAGGAAGTGATCGAAGAAATTTCCATCGTACATGTGGCAATGAACACTGACACATTCGAGAGTTGCTTTGACGACTTCACTGGCAAATTTTACATTGTTACGAATTTCCCAAATGAAGACCAATTAGGTCATCTCATCGATAAGGAATTGAGAAAAAACTTTGCAATGTTCAAAGGTGAATTGATGTACGACTCATTACAACGGGAAATGTtggattttttcaaaaattaccaggacaaaaaatccaaattttattcGTGTAAAGAGGcgacacaattttttaattgcattAATAAccatgaagaaaatgttttaaatctCCATCTCAAAAATATGAGTCTAGGGTAA